The stretch of DNA TGTATTCCTGGATCGAGGCGCGGATCCACCACATGGCGTAGGTCGCAAGGCGGAAACCGCGCTCCGGGTCGAAACGCTTGACCGCCTGCATCATGCCGACGTTGCCTTCGGAAATCAGCTCGGCGACCGGCAGTCCGTAGCCGCGGTAGCCCATAGCGATCTTGGCGACCAGGCGGAGATGGCTGGTCACCAGCCTGTGCGCGGCCTCGGTATCCTCGT from Rhodospirillaceae bacterium encodes:
- a CDS encoding sigma-70 family RNA polymerase sigma factor: MATSTAIATLPTIPSVGRDGNLSAYLAQIRKFPMLEPEEEYMLATRWRDHEDTEAAHRLVTSHLRLVAKIAMGYRGYGLPVAELISEGNVGMMQAVKRFDPERGFRLATYAMWWIRASIQEY